One Ostrea edulis chromosome 2, xbOstEdul1.1, whole genome shotgun sequence genomic region harbors:
- the LOC130051422 gene encoding uncharacterized protein LOC130051422: MSQTDTTPGVISQADTDTTAGVMSQTDTTPGVMSQTDTTPRLMSQTDTTPGVMSQTDTDTTPGVMSQTDTSPGVMSQTDTTPGVMSQTDTTPGVMSQTDTDTTPGVMSQTDTNTTPGVMSQTDTTPGVMSQTDTDTTPGVMSQTDTSPGVMSQTDTTPGVMSQTDTTPGVMSQTDTDTTPGVMSQTDTNTTPGVMSQTDTTPGVMSQTDTTPGVMSQTDTTLGVMSQTDTTPRVMSQTDTDTTPGVMSQTDTNTTPGVMSQTDTDTTPGVMSQTDTDTTPGVMSQTDTDTTPGVMSQTDTDSRPGVMSQTDPTPEVMSQTDTDTRPGVMSQTDTTPGVMSQTDTDTTPGVMSQSDTTPGVMSQSDTDPTPGVMSQTDTTPGVMSQTDTTLGVMLQTLLNT; encoded by the coding sequence ATGTCACAGACCGACACTACTCCAGGAGTGATATCACAGGCCGACACCGACACTACAGCAGGAGTGATGTCACAGACCGACACTACACCAGGAGTGATGTCACAGACCGACACTACACCAAGACTGATGTCACAGACCGACACTACACCAGGAGTGATGTCACAGACCGACACCGACACCACACCAGGAGTGATGTCACAGACCGACACTTCACCAGGAGTGATGTCACAGACCGACACTACACCAGGAGTGATGTCACAGACCGACACTACACCAGGAGTGATGTCACAGACCGACACCGACACTACACCAGGAGTGATGTCACAGACCGACACCAACACTACACCAGGAGTGATGTCACAGACCGACACTACACCAGGAGTGATGTCACAGACCGACACCGACACCACACCAGGAGTGATGTCACAGACCGACACTTCACCAGGAGTGATGTCACAGACCGACACTACACCAGGAGTGATGTCACAGACCGACACTACACCAGGAGTGATGTCACAGACCGACACCGACACTACACCAGGAGTGATGTCACAGACCGACACCAACACTACACCAGGAGTGATGTCACAGACCGACACTACACCAGGAGTGATGTCACAGACCGACACTACACCAGGAGTGATGTCACAGACCGACACTACACTAGGAGTGATGTCACAGACCGACACTACACCAAGAGTGATGTCACAGACCGACACCGACACTACACCAGGAGTGATGTCACAGACCGACACCAACACCACACCAGGAGTGATGTCACAGACCGACACCGACACTACACCAGGAGTGATGTCACAGACCGACACCGACACTACACCAGGAGTGATGTCACAGACCGACACCGACACTACACCAGGAGTGATGTCACAGACTGACACCGATTCTAGACCAGGAGTGATGTCACAGACCGACCCTACACCAGAAGTGATGTCACAGACTGACACCGATACTAGACCAGGAGTGATGTCACAGACCGACACTACACCAGGAGTGATGTCACAGACCGACACCGACACTACACCAGGAGTGATGTCACAGTCCGACACTACACCAGGAGTGATGTCACAGTCCGACACCGACCCTACACCAGGAGTGATGTCACAGACCGACACTACACCAGGAGTGATGTCACAGACCGACACTACACTAGGAGTGATGTTACAGACACTACTAAATACGTAA